GTGCTCcagttcgattctctacatggttACAATACTTCAGgctatttctgatgtcccccgccatcatattgctggagcaTTGGTCAAAGCAGGATAAAACTAAAGTCGCTGACTCATCTATTTTCGTCTACAATGACTTTTATCGAAGCTACAATCTGTTTAAACTGACCCCTGCACTGTCCATGGTCGAGAGTATGGCCTCCCCGACACAGCACGCAGGTAGGGTGAGCAGGATTGTCACATCTGGCCAACTCGCAGTCTGTGATGTTGTGACGGCAATCTGGAAatagaaagaaacaaaaagaaTGATATCAAGAAACGGACATATTCTATCAACCCACATACGTTCATCATAGTTTAATGACTTTGTGCTATGTGAAAATAACGTCAATGTCTGAGAATAACCAGTCTCGGTTACACATGCACACCGAGCAGATTCCACTTGACGTGACAGAGCCATATAGAGCTAtatataaaacaacatgaaatcaACAGACATATTCCTTCTTGAAAGGAGAAAGTGGTGCAGCGTCGTGTTTAAGCTGTCGCTCGTTACACCAAAGAACCTAGTTCGAACTCAATCGGAattagtttttagcaatatcacattcAGTTCTATCTATCTACCAGTTGAAATTCTGTCTCTTTACCCAATCCATGACAATTTGCATTTCCAGAATAATTTACCTGTTTCTCTACACGTTCGCCCAGCTGTCTGTAAGAAAAAGACTGCATATTATAATGTGGCAGTGTTGTTTCGTCggtttttatctgtttgttttgttttttgggggtgtttatatgttttgttttgttgttttgtttgtttttttttgttttttggtttttgtttgttttttgttatatttttcattgttttgtttttttgcttgtttgttttttatttttcttgtcaGGATTTTTAATAGTAGACTTGAACCAGAAGGCTTACATTTATGTGATTTCTTTTTtccgaaacttgcgtttcttttactgttcagtatacacCTTTCGTTACAATCCAGGTGTGATCATTCGCTTGTTTTTACTATATTTAGATTGGGAGTCAAAAGTAATATAGAAGTTTCTAGAACCTATGAACTAATACAACATGGAGTTCCTTGACGGCATTTAGACACGCGCATCTAcgtctcatctcatctcatctcatctcatctcaagACCAGTAGTCTGGAAAGACCGTTATTGGTCAGTACGCATACCGCTATTGTTGCCTTGAGCATATTATTGTCACCTATACCATTACAGAAAAAGTAAGTCATATTCCATTCTGAGAGGATACCACTCGCCAATGACAATTCACATGAGAAAAAGTTATGTATTACCATACAGATGAGACATTTCCAAAGGAAGagaataaattgtcacaatttcccttaatttctcctCACCATTTGTTCCCCCGtggcttcatcatttacaaGGTGTTGTAAATTCAGTATTAATTTTCAGTGGTAAACTTCATCACATTCGCCACTGCTATTTTACATCCCATTGCCTTTGTAAATGGCTTTGAATTATGTACAGTCAGTCTGTTGTGTATCGCCATCACCAGTAATCTGTATCAGTATGAATTAATTTGTATACCCAGGTAAGTTTAAAATACGATAGATGATTCATGCACTTTTCTTGATTGTAATTGGTTTGACATCTACTTCTTTTACGTACATATTTCTGGAAAAATGGCATATAAATAATCTATACACATTCTTGAAATcatgtaggggaacctgaacatTCAATGTATATACAAAGTATAAGCTTAAAAAACTTTCAAAGACAGAGATTTTATGAACTCGTCAATATATCAACGCTGTAGCCTAATACACGTGCATGGAGTGTTATTCTTCATTCTaacggttttcaagaaggtcgatgAATCACCGTGgaccattaattttgaaaatcatcttgcatcacacagctgCTAGTATTTGTTTCAAGGGCGATTACCGTCCATCAGACTCTCAAAGCATTCATtaccatcatatcaacattAATTGACGCCGATATAACTCCCATATTTTCATGCAGATATGAAATATGATATACAGGATATTATATGGGTGCCCATGTAATACTATGTTCACGGCACGAGTGCCTAACGGTTGGCATTTCCCGTGCTAGAGTGAGGAATATATCGATAATCAGGCACGAGTGTCGTTTACATGGTATGACATGAGCACGAATATCATGTTCCGTTTATTAGATAAACCGTCAAATCAACCGAAATCTACTTTCAAATATAGGCTGGCTACCCGTCGTTGTCATATGCACAACGTAAGGTCACAATGGAAACGTGGCATTGTacatgacgtcacgtcaccgTGACAAAAGCACAATTGTGTCCTAGGGCATCGTGTGATAACCCGATATCTTCGCCCTCATAGGTAATAAATAAGgatatgacatatgatatatatccaGATATGACACATGATACCCACCAGGAGACTAATTGTAACGTTAACGTCTGAGTAGAGTGGAGGTGTACCAGCGTCCGTGGCTCGAACCAATACAGCAACCTGGCTAGTGTCGCTGTTCATGAAAGGAGACACCACAGAGAAGACACCGGTCACACCATCCACGGCGAAGTGGTAGTCGAGGCCCATGGGGTATGTCCGGCTGATGTTGTACCTCACCAGGGCATTGACACCTATATCAGCGTCTGGCCTGAAGTGGATAAGGTTAATATGTGTATACTACTAGCATTGGTGTTAGTCTGTTTACATTGTAATTGAAAATGGACATGGTTTTTAAACGTTAACTTtgagaaaaacattttgaatgaaaaacattttttttcaaatttgttatATCATATAGATGGTATTTCTTTGCAGATATATCTTTTTGAATAAGTTTAAATTTTTTTGTTATCGCCGGACAGAAATAGGCTTAGTACCTTACAGAGTACTGCTATACCAGTTTCGTGAAGAAACTAATGTGATAATGTCATCACGCAGGTAATGTCATCATGGTTAAGGTATAAAAACGTAATCAGCGTGAAATTTCTATTGAGAAAAATGTTCCTTTTGCATCCAAGTATTCACGTTTAGTACAGACGTATGTTGGCAGGAACTAAAAAGGTGTCTTGGGTGCCGTTGTTCAGAGCGATTTTAACATTAAGGTGACCGTACCTCCCATACGGTTACATaggcttaaggtagtcttagcgctaaggttgttttgttcaCACAGGTTAACGTTACTACAGTCGGTTACTGGAAGATGTATCAACAAGTAcatgtgaaaacaaaatagTGTTTGTTTCAAACTTTTTGAACGAACAGCTAACGTGAGCCTCGCATTTGTTAAACTCACCGACACAGTGATGGGCCTGCTAAAGGAGGTTTCATTTGCTTTCAAATACCCGTCGTAATCTCTTTGAAATACCGGTGCATTGTCGTTGACGTCCGTGATATTGATAGTGAGCTGAGCGGTGTCCTTCAACCCCCCGGAGTCTGTTGCCTCCACGGATATGTAGTACACAGACCTTCTCTCTCTGTCCAGCTGAtaagagtgagggagtgagttaaaTTCGCAGTGGCAGTATTCCAGTCATTTCGTGACTTAAATAGTTATAAATTCATAAGAAATGCACAAAATTTAACAACCTGTCAACGGAGAACAGTAAAACGAACCAGTATATCACAGTATCAAGAAAATAGTAGATATATCTACAATAGGATTTCAAATACAAGgacaacatgaaataaaaaagagctaaatcgccaacaactgaccACATGATAAGGGGCCAAAGTCACCACGCCAGAGGAATTTATGGAGAACCTGGAACAGAGATGTCACAGAAACGAACATGTTCAGATGGTATTTGTAGAATACTATGATGCTTATGTGTACTCCAAATAAGAAAAAGAAATGTATGGGCGTTTTCGGCATTTCATTTCGATATATTTTGACAGCAGCCGTCATTCGTCATATGTATGAATCCCCTTGATCATGCATGTCGTGGTTGTTTGTGCACTGCGCGCAAACGCATCTCTAAATGTGTTTCTAAGCGTTTGTCAtagaaaatgaaaacgatattTGACTAGTGCACGTAGATTTTTTTCCACGTAATACAGGTGAAATGTGTCGTATTTCATTACTCAATTTCCGACGTAAACGAAGTAAAATAAATGGCAAGGTTGAATGCCAATGATCGAAATATCACCATTCGACGTTTAAACATTCCACACATCACAATCCCAGTCTGCCGTTGCAAGACACTTCAACGTCCACCACAGCAGTACCCACGCAAAATCGTCAAGGAAGTAGATCGCTAAGAGTGGCCACTCCTGCTCAGGACCAATTCAACCGGATGTTTTACTCAAGTGACCGATTTGCTACAGCAACTGACACTGCAGGGCACGTGCCTGATCTTCGAAGAATTCGAAGGAGGAACAGCGAAAAATTCCCCGTCCGAATTCTTGTGTAAACCCTTCCATTGTATAACAGTGTACACACCTGAACGTTCCTTCACACATGTGCGTGGACTGAATTAATACTGACAGTGACAACAATACATATGTTCGTCAGTGTGCTGAAGACACAAGAGATCAGGAGACACAAATATCAAGACGAGCAAGAGATTAGGAGACACAACATTTTGGGGAGTAACAATGAAGGTATGTGTTCAACACTCTGTGTTCAAACACACAATTACATGTATACTTACATTCCGCTGGCATCCCGTAGTGCATAAGTTACAGTTCCGAAGTTTGGCAGATCGTTGTCTATAGCCTGCAAAGAGTAACTTTTAAAGAAGCAACTCAGATATTTATCACAGTATTTATATTCTTCAGCGTTTCGCGTTACAGAACATAACCCAGAATCCACAACCTGACAGGTTCCTGGCGGTAGTTTTCGAATTTGCACGTGTCTTTCGTGCACTTAAGAAGTCCGTGGAAAAAAGCGGCATCAAACGAGCCCTTTAGAAAGTATGGGTCTAAAGCGAGAATGATCACCAAAGTCATTGTTTAGACTTCGACGGACCCGAAAAACACAAATTTGGAAGAACGTGCTTGCAGTATGTGCTATACGTCCTGCCAGACGAaaattctgactttacgtcaccaACATGTTTCATTGTTACAAATACTTTGACGGTGATGACAGATGTGGAGTCGATGCTGCAGGCAGTGTGTCTGAAGTTACATGTAACATGGTTACAAATACCTTGACGGTGATGACAGGTGTGGACGCTGCTATCCTCCCGGACAGATGCTGTAGACAGTGTGTGTGAAGTTAAATGTTACGTTGTTATAAATACTTGACGGTGATGACAGATGTTGAGACGATGCTACCCTCCTGGACAGATGCTGTAGGCAGTGTGTGTGAAGTTAAATGTTACGTTGTTACAAGTACCTTGATGGTGATGATAGGTGTGGCAACGCTGCTATCCTCCCGGACAGAAGCGCTGTATTCCGACATGTTAAACTTGGGACTGTTGTCATTCTGATTTGTTATATCCAGTAGAATGGTGGTTGTGGCACTGTATCTCTCTGGTGTGGAGGTTTCTTTGGCCCAAATCTGGATAATTACAAGGTAAAGATGAAGTGCTCAAAGAATAACGCTATTTTAGAATCATAATATTGTATTGGAGCTTCATAATATCCTGGACGAATGCAACACAGCAATAAACAGATTTTCACCCACTCCACTATCATGTCAAGGAAGCAACGTACATCTCTAAGCGATACTTCTAAATATCAAGTCTATTATATTGTCTAGGAAAGAACGAAGCGCCAGTCAACACTCATCATAATGTTtaataatgaataataattAAAACCCGTTAGAAACATCAATACGTTATCTCTGTATAAAGTACAATAATCCGAGGCCTATCTATCATGAAGCGGTAGATAATGCATTGTCTTACATGGTTCTCCGCCCTTAACTGTTTCAATGTTTCATCACCATCCCAATGCTGAGCGTGAGAGCTAATTTATTGTTCCTTCACAAGATTTGAATACTAATGTAGTGTGGCCAGGAATAACTgagaattttaggaatatgtttaattgGATTTCTAGTATCAACAGCCTTGACCAGCTATCAAGTGAATGATTTCATTCATGAGAGACAACTCCGTTAATCCGTTTGCATTAGTTTGTGatgagttatccccctttgtttacttgctaGCAGATGACCTTTCCAGTgatcctcagtatggatgatttagagaagTTTATTTTAGAGCATTATAACAAGGACATCAGATCAGctaaagtgatttcaagtagaacaggcatccctttgtccactgtttatcgtgttttgacaaaatattgcaaatggatatgacactgagcaccagggaggcacaggcagacccagaaaattgactATACGTGCCAGGAGGTGgcttggtattcttgtttctatAAAACAATCAAACTTAAGGCCGGATATGATTGATAGAGGATCTCTGCCTCTGTCACGAGACAAGTAGAACTGAGCTGTGTAAGGCAGAAAAGTCGAGGGATTCCAATCACCGATCATGAAACCTGTACAAGAGGAGAAAAAGTTGAATTGGTGCTTACAGCATAGAAATTTTAACTTggacaatgtgattttctcaaATGAAAGTTCTGTGTGGCTGTTTCCTAATATACTGAAATTCTGGACTAAACAAATCGAAAAACCTTTGTATCAGCGCCCAAAGTAGAGTCCACAATTTAACATTTGAGGTGGCATATCGGTGTTAGGGACAATGCCCCCTTGTGTATTAGAACGGAATATGAACAATGAACGGTACACATATTCTCGAGGGACATTTACGTCTATCTGCTCAGGTgttctatttttatttttccagcAGGATAGCGACCCAAAAACTTGTTCACAGGCCTGGTCTCGGACCCAAAATATGACTTTTTTAAATTGACCAAGCTATAGCCCtgacctaaattcaaaagaaaatgtttggggacttatgACGGAAAGTGTCAACAAGAAacatctgacaaatattgctgaaatgaaagaataaGTGGTCCGATATTGGGACCGCATGGACCAGGATTTTCAATCTTCTTTGATGAGTAGTATGCCCATCCGCATTGAAGCCTGtgcattgctgcccatggtgacttAACGAAATACCaactgttcacctgtctttgaatctggagttatgCTCTTAGTGCAAAAGTTACAATctttaaattctcaataatttctggtcatactataaaGACACCTAAGGTTTATATGACTAGCTGATGTGATTTACCGCCAGTGTAATATTCTGTCTCTGCTCATAATCCAAGGCGGCGTTATCCTTCACTCTGATCAGCAGATTTGCTGACCCCTGGACAGTGGGCGGGACAATCTCAAAGTACATCGATGAATATGAATCCAGTGTCAGCGATAGCTTGGCGTTGTCTCCCTTAACGAAAAGAAATATGCTTGACAATATTAAGATCCAGCAGCGATCATACATTTACGGTCTACTGGTGTGAATTCTCTGCAACTGGAACCTGTTAACTCCAATGTTCTTGATTCATTAATGCAACCATTGTTTATATATaattaagaaaaagaaaacgTCCAGTTTGTGTCAGTTATGGCATTTCATGTTTCTTTGagtattgtttaacgccgttgTTTTACACACGGTCACAGGCGGGCTCTATCTCGGCACCTCAGACTCTGTGATCACAACATACCACCGTCCACCATCACCCACAGATTTTCTGCTCTGTGATCATTACAGGGTTTCATACTACTTCGTTCTGAAAGTTTGTCAAGACATTTGTAGCTTACGACTTCACATAATGAAACACTGACACTGATGTGGACGATCGAACGAGCTATTGAGGATGTTTCATGTCCAGTCCAGTTCACTATACGTAGAACACATATAGGCATTGTGACTCATAATGTCTCCAAACCTGGTCCAAATCCTCCACGTGTACAGGTTGTGTCGTGAAGGTGATGGGTATCCCTGCCGGCATGTTTTCCTGGATGGTAGCCTCATAGTAAGTTCTGTTGAACGTAGGAGAGTTGTCGTTCCTGTCCTGGATGGTCACGGTCACCGTGTCGTTGGCAGTAGCACCGAATGTACCCGAGGACGTAATCTCCACAGCCTTGAACACAGagatacatgttttttccacgTTGTCTCATTAAGTCGGTACAGGTgaagacataaaacatgtccCCGAATATACCGAAACAGAGACTCGAAACCAGTTTCCCGGTGTAAATGCTACTTACCATCCCCGAGGCTGTGTGAGACAACGCAATAGAGtagtaaaatatacatataccaAGCCCAAGTATATGGGCTTCTTTTTGCCATAGTGACGTGGACTCAAAGGAAGGCAACCTCAATGCAAATATCACGTCTTTTCCTGTTGGCCGCTAAAGATCAGACCGAAGCATCTGTTCCATGCAGGCATTATAATTACCAAATACGATATAATTATTTATGACTTAGGTTATCACCTGGACATTGATAACACATATCCCGTTGTTCTGGACGGCTGTCCCGCTGTCTCTGTCCGCATCCTTGACCAGGTCAATGGTTCCACTTGTTTGATTGATGTTGAAATAACCAGGACATGTCCCTACAATATATAGGGAACATCACTACATCTACACTGCACGAGGATACCTTTATTAACAAGTGCCTTTACCTCATCTACTGCGAAGTATGAAACATAAGTACCAGCTGTGATCCTGTAGTTGATGTTGTTGGGATTGCCTCTGTCCCCGTCAAGAGCCGAGATGGTCATGACTGCGCTGTTCTGAAAACAGTATTCATTGATAACGTTATTTCTTATACCGTTTAGGGCTGGGACGGGtcccattcgtcaccactcgcccgtTTCCGTAACCTACAAGAAGATTCGGCTTGTCCAGGAATAACACGACTTGGTCACGAATGGGACGGGTCAATATTTTCTACCCGAGTACTCCGCCCCTATTATCCTACCCTACACAGATACCCGATacgttaattcctgacatcataTTTGTAACAGCTGACTGTACGTAAAGTATAAATATTCAGAGAAAATGTAACCTTGTAATTataaaagaataacatattacattgtttaatctataagtcacatgatcataacgggTCGGGGTATTGAGATGGACACCCGGGTCTAACTCAATATCCAGCCGTTCCGGGCATCCAGGTTACCCATCGCACCCCTAATACCGTTCTCTGATATTTGACAATGGTGTTCTCGTCTGGTTATGACAAGCTGTTTAGGAATTACTGACGTACAATACAAACAGGCTCACCATAACATGGTCCTCCCAGATATGAGGTAAGTAAGGTCCTCCAGTAAAGTATGGTGGTCTATCCTGGACATCTGTTACTGTCACACGTAGATCGGCCTCGCTGGTCAGGCCACCCCCGTCCTGGCACGGGAGGAGTGGGTAAGGTACCGTAAGTGTATTATGGTTATAACGTACGTGGgcgcgcgcacgcgcacgcacacaaacaTTTTCTAACGGAAAAATGTAACTGCACAAGATAACATTacataaaatcatttttttttgaAAAGGTATAAAATACTAAATAAACATGTAGCAATGCTTTTTGCATGAAATTTGATATCACGTATCGCGCTTGAAAATTCGGAAAAAGTAAACGAATTTTAAAAGAACATTACTTCATGATACTTTTAAACCAATGTGAGACCATTAAAAACTCCAGAACGTTGTCCCTGTTATAACGCAACAATATATGTTTATTACTTCAGTCTCTCTGGCGAGTAAATAATGAAACATGTTGGGGGAAAAGGCATTCTGTTTTTATTAGAACTAACTGATATTTATGACTGAACATCTGCAGTGTTTTGGACATCATACATGACGCGTTTTATCGATAACAACAGGTACTTCTTTTGTATGTTCACATGACCTGTCAGAGTTAATTCTTGCTACTTCATCAGATGAAGAAGCAAGTCAAAACAAAGGGTGAATGTATATGTACGCATGAatattaattaagcaccacccattttaGTGCTATacgattgtgtttaacacaacacactcgTCATttatgatatggaaaccaaacacacggTTATGAATTCGTTAACTGAACTGATCAATTGGGTCGAGATCAGGGCTTCTCGCAGGCCAAGGTAGTCTGTCAActgcgttgttctgcaagtatgtgataacagctctggaacgatgaggcctagcattatcgtccataaatactggccgactggcgaggaggtggttatcaaaatgcgggacaacagcagcttccagtacttcctgttggtatctctgaccattgagtgtcccttgaatggGAATAAGATTCAGCTTGCAGTCATAGGAGATTCACCCCCGCACTATTACATAGCATGGATTATCCGCTGTTGATAAGTTtcattactccttctccaagctcagtaacacgaagaagaaaTACGGCTTTCAACGGACCAAATGGATCCTGCGTCATGttctcagattgtggttttgccgttgattacaccacgccaAACGTTGAGCTTTGatcagtgagtaagggacgtCTGACTGGACGACGTGCAGggacctgagcctccttcgAATGATGAGAGACGAACACCAACTCTCCATTGTTCTttgagatctttggcattggtcatcAACCTGCGTCTCACTAGGCGAACTAGGGCACGGTCATCATGGGGAGTGGTCTttctaggtcttcctgatcgtagacgatccttgacgtaaccTGTGGCCGCATGTAtccttacaaggcgactaatattgatattcaatctggacccaatgctgcgataggacaaaccagcttcatgcataccaataatctgccatctggtattttcagaaagcctacgcctcggcatgtcccaaaaagttcaatttcagcactattcacttattgatgcgtcgataagaaagcaatgtgaatacttcatttcaccttttatACAGTCccttgtaccatgacagaacttcAGCATGAAAAACACGCATTGGAGTCAGCAcatgaatttcatgctaactgcatgtgtaaATAAATGTGACTGGTTGACTTCTCCGTTTTGATCcatttttgttacaatcgacaattatttttgggggtgcttaattaatgcacATGTGGATAGATTAAAATTTGTATACACAATGCAAGGAGGAAGAATgtacaaaaaataacaaaataattacGAAGCGAATGTATTCGGTTTAATGTATAGTAATGACAAAGCCAAGAGTGGAGATGGGGTGTGTTGATGTAATAGATAAGACGCTGTACAGGTTgtccataaaacgtgtcatgcaTTCTTGTTCGCCCAGCTGTTCGATGTCAAATAACTAATGCGGGAGAAGTGTTCGCAAAGACCATGATAATTCCCTTGGTATCCTTCGTCAAGCGACCTGTGAACaaacgtgttagaattgatcttcagcaacacacgcgaggtcaggctcactaacttggttgaagcatgtcattgtttcccagctgcgtagatcgatgctcatgctgttgatgatgacgTTAACCATAACAAACATCCAATCATTCGCCATGCGCCATTCTCAGAATCCAGAAACGCTCCTGGCGTTGAGGGTTAACAAACGGTTCTGTCTCGGTGTAATAAACTACTTTCAGAATACACTTGTGGGTGCATCATACAGGTTGTTTGTAGCTCTCAAGACCTGTAAAAAGAAGGGTAAAACACAAGCAAAACCAAACGTTTGATATTAGCACATACTTACGGTGGCAACAAGTGTAACCTTATAGAAACTGAGAGTTTCGTAGTCTAGGCCTCCAATCAGCGTCACGTTCCCAGTTCTTGATACGTTAAACCTCCTAGCTGTGTAAGCCGGAAATGATGTCTGAACATGTGACAAAAAGTAGCTTTGTTATGCAAGTAGAACACGTGTATGAGAAATGAAATgctgaattcattcattcattcattcattcattcattcattccaatGACCTGATTCCATTACTCTACAGCGCGAACTTAGGAAGGTTTCATCTGAATGTATCATAATGATGTCATAATACGTTTCTGAAACAATACTGTTTGATATTATTAATAGCTGGACAATCATGTACCTTCATTGAGTAGATAACCAAACCTCCTCTCCCTGTGTCAGGGTCAGTACTATAGGCTGTAAAGAGGACACTGTTGGTTGTTACATTCTGAAATGAGCAAGGTATCTAAGTGTATAATTCTCAAAAATACATATAGGTGTGGGAACAGGTGGACTGTATGCATTCTAGCACAAATTATTTTGAAGAATCGTTTGTAAAAATAGTGACTATTGATCAATCCAAGTAATATCATTTTTACCTGGTAAATGCAGATAAATATTACAAATAATACTACCTCTGGGACAGAGACGGAGTAGGGCAGACCCAGGAACTGTGGGTGAACATCATTGACATCTCTGATGATGACTGTCACGTTCTGACGAACTCCATCCTAAACATCATTATTTACATGTGTGTTATTGCTGTACCACTTTTATTGTTCGAAATTAGACACTAGATGTTTTTTTGTTCGAGTAAAATGGCGGAAGTTCTGAGTGAAAATCTGGCAGTTGAAATTACCAGTATGCAAATTAAatagcattctcttcccacagtggttacttgtcatatcttcctacgtaacctctgatCTCATGGTGCGAgggttcaagactcgtgattggaggtaaccagatttagtagtgcaatcagcaaacttgtttcaaaagtgatcgttcgcaagttctcggtaatttccggatgcatcgtgaaaactagaacctcttccctagtgcgatactcaaatgtttcttctagacagaactcagtcatgtcgtgTTTGTTTCTCctcattgcttgcatttgtcaagttgaatctaggccgatgtaacacgtgttctgattggacagaaaaaaaggaGATAAATCTGATGCCATTTTTCACCGCTAGGGTATTTTAtcagaaccgcgaaatatggcattagaacagaggttcgtaggaagatatgacaagtaacctctgtgggaagagaatgatgaAATAGCTGTTTGTATAGACACGCTCCTCAAAGATGATTGGCGTTTgacgtgaaattttcattttcaaacaaaaaaaagCTACAAACAATCACTTCTAACTGTGTGATGTAAGACTAATGTAAAAAAAAGTGACTTATCGACTTTCATGAAACCGTCAGAAGAATAGCACCCACGGACGTGCACGGAGCTACTGCTATGTGCACATGCATCCCATGTTTGAACTTCGTTAAAGCTTATGGGttctatccaaattgaaaggtCGGCTTTCCCTACTTTTTAAGGGTGTATCGTTAAAAGGAATCCTACCGGAAAGAATCATCAGTGTATTTGTTTATGTCATGCATTTTACCTACTCATTGGTTACATTATCCGAAGTGGTATCAAATATCGCGTTATCGCGTCTACATACCGGAGTTGATGGATTGGTGGCTGTGAAGAGCAATTTCAGAGAGCTGCCATTCTGAATATaagaataaaaatatatcaGCAGAAGAAAGATTGTTCTCTATTGCCATCAAaggcccgtgaaggttccggggtaaaacaggccttcagcaacccatgcttgccataaacagcgactgtgcttgtcgtaagaggcgtctaacgggatcgggtggtcaggctcgctgatttggttgacacatgttatcggttctcAATGCGCAAaaagatgctcatgttgttgatcactgaattgt
The nucleotide sequence above comes from Haliotis asinina isolate JCU_RB_2024 chromosome 5, JCU_Hal_asi_v2, whole genome shotgun sequence. Encoded proteins:
- the LOC137284405 gene encoding cadherin-related family member 1-like — its product is MPGSKWTHLVVLLFCLCQGIVCVPPRFDRMNPIQVPENTPVGTAIGVLSVTDSTSSHITVTLSTTTLQYVYLDQHTSINGYYNASIVLARKLDYETNGSSLKLLFTATNPSTPDGVRQNVTVIIRDVNDVHPQFLGLPYSVSVPENVTTNSVLFTAYSTDPDTGRGGLVIYSMKTSFPAYTARRFNVSRTGNVTLIGGLDYETLSFYKVTLVATDGGGLTSEADLRVTVTDVQDRPPYFTGGPYLPHIWEDHVMNSAVMTISALDGDRGNPNNINYRITAGTCPGYFNINQTSGTIDLVKDADRDSGTAVQNNGICVINVQAVEITSSGTFGATANDTVTVTIQDRNDNSPTFNRTYYEATIQENMPAGIPITFTTQPVHVEDLDQGDNAKLSLTLDSYSSMYFEIVPPTVQGSANLLIRVKDNAALDYEQRQNITLAIWAKETSTPERYSATTTILLDITNQNDNSPKFNMSEYSASVREDSSVATPIITIKAIDNDLPNFGTVTYALRDASGMFSINSSGVVTLAPYHLDRERRSVYYISVEATDSGGLKDTAQLTINITDVNDNAPVFQRDYDGYLKANETSFSRPITVSVTDADIGVNALVRYNISRTYPMGLDYHFAVDGVTGVFSVVSPFMNSDTSQVAVLVRATDAGTPPLYSDVNVTISLLTAGRTCRETACPPHTPILHCEEEDTSASCLFRRCVRCEQGFFQEDAACEVCPRPHAGCRDLICSSFNDVRCTSCYPGFYLTGNTCTECPQTGPDCQQFECTDPQQVTCTKCKNGFFFFNNECTACPSTILIPDCVDVARDGCFKHWCRKCAPGFFISGTACDVCPLPDAGCQVAECNASSSSSHCVRCFQGYHLQGGLCHHVPGVVSTPSQCADHPKADCASLQASLNVCSEPTTACHYCPRYCKMCDTCTQGMPIIG